TCGACCTTCCCGAGGCTGACCGCGAAACCCGCGCCATTCACCGCGTGGCAGAGGCCGTCCATCGCGTGAACGAGGCGGTACAACGTGCCGTCAATGAAGGCGTCTCGGTAGAGCTGATCCGCGTCTCGCGCTTCCATAACGGCGCAGGCGCATGGGGCGACCAGATCGTGCCGACGATCCGCGGCACCGGCGACAAGGCCGAAGACGGCAAAGCCTGACCCTGAGCCTGAACATGAAACCGGAAAGGCGGGCCTTGAGCCCGCCTTTTCCATATCCCGACCCCAAATTTATATCCCCACCCCCGTAGGGTGCGCTTCAGCGCACCACCACCCCTCCCAACCAGTGCACCCCCTGTGTACACCCTGTGCACACCCCGTGTACGCAAATCACACCCCAAACCCCCAGCAATCCCGGCCCAATCCCCTTCGCCGGCGCCAATTGCACCAAACGCAACGCCCGCACCCGTTGCCCCACCCCGCAGGGCGCAAAAGAAAAACGCCCGCAGCCAAAACCACGAGCGTTTTCTTATAGAGATCCAAGCCTGACCGGCAGCGCGAAAGACCGCGCCGCAGCCGCTCAGAACATCAGCGGCGGATGCCCAGACGCTTGATGAGGTCGGTATAACGGCCCTCATCCTTGCCCTTCAGATAGTCCAGCAGCTTACGGCGCTGTGCGACCAGCTTCAGAAGGCCACGACGCGAGTGGTTGTCCTTCTTGTGGGTCTTGAAATGCTCCGTCAGCGTGGAAATCCGCGACGACAGAATCGCAACCTGAACCTCGGGCGAACCGGTGTCGCCTTCCTTGGTCGCAAATTCTTTCATCAGGCGATTCTTTTCTTCAACCGTAATCGACATCGGGGTCTCCTTTCGAAAACAAAGGGTTATGGCGCAGGCCGGGATGTCGTCCAGCACAGGCCCGTGGAGGATGTCCGCCGGGATCTCCCAACGGACGGGCGCGTATACGCAATTCTCCCGCAAAATGAAAGCCCTGTCGGATGAGGCAGCTCAATCCGCTCGTCCGGCTTCCCGCCACTCACCGGGCCGCAGATCGCCCAGAACCCAATCCCCGACCTGCCAGCGCACCAGCCGCAGCGTTGGCAGGCCGACGGCGGCTGTCATGCGCCGCACCTGCCGGTTGCGGCCCTCTCGGATGGTCAGGCGCAGCCAGTGATCCGGCACTGTCTTGCGGACCCGCACCGGCGGATCGCGCGGCCAGAGATCGGGGGCAGGGATCGCCTCGACTTTCGCGGGCAGGGTGGGGCCGTCTTTCAGTGTTACGCCCTGCCGGAGCGCCTTCATCGCCGCGTCATCCGGGCTGCCCTCGACCTGTACCAGATAGGTCTTTGCCATCTTGTGTTTCGGGTCGGAAATCCGCGCTTGCAGCTTGCCGTCGTCGGTCAGCAGCATCAGCCCCTCGCTGTCCATATCCAGCCGTCCGGCGGGGTAGGCGCCCTTCACATTGACATAGTCGGCCAGCGTCGGGCGTGGCGTGGCGGAGTTGTCGGTGAATTGCGGCAGCACGCCATAGGGTTTGTTCAGCAGGATCAGCATGGGGTGGTTGTGGCAAGGCTGGGGGGTGAGAGCAAGGGTGATGCGTGGTGGTGTTGGTGGTGCGCTGAAGCGCACCCTACGGGTGGCGGGGACGGCCCGGTGCCGAATCCCTTGCCTCGGCAGCGTCACGGGCGTAATCTCCGCATCCATGATGCGCTATTTCAACATTCACGACCGCGCCCGCCTTCCGGGCCGCTTCTATGGCGAAAGCCTGTCCGTGACTGCCCGACTGTGATCCGGCACCTGCCAGATCACCCTTATGAGCCATTCTGAAAAAGAGAAAAGCCATGACCGGCACCACCAACGCGGGCGCGCCCCGCACGCTTTACGATAAAATCTGGGACGCCCATGTCGTCGATGTCACCGATGACGGCACGACAATCCTTTATATCGACCGCCATCTGGTCCACGAAGTCACCTCGCCTCAGGCCTTCGAGGGGCTGCGCATGTCGGGCCGCAAGGTCCGCCGCCCGGATCAGACCATCGCTGTTCCGGACCATAACGTGCCGACGACGCCCGACCGCGTGAACGGCATCGAAAACCCCGAGGGCCGCATTCAGGTGGCCGAGCTGGACAAGAACGCGAAGGAGTTCGGCCTGCCGAATTACTATGCGATGAACGACATCCGTCAGGGCATCGTCCATATCGTCGGACCGGAGCAGGGCTGGACCCTGCCCGGCATGACCGTTGTCTGCGGCGACAGCCACACGGCGACGCATGGCGCGTTCGGCGCGCTCGCCCACGGCATCGGCACGTCGGAGGTCGAACATGTTCTGGCCACGCAGACGCTGATCCAGTCCAAGTCCAAGAACATGAAGGTCGAAATCACCGGCAAGCTGCGCCCCGGTGTGACCGCCAAGGACATCACGCTCGCGGTGATCGGCAAGACCGGCACGGCGGGCGGCAATGGCCATGTCATCGAATATTGCGGCGAGGCGATCCGCGATCTGTCGATGGAGGGCCGCATGACGGTCTGTAACATGGCGATCGAGGGCGGCGCGCGTGCGGGTCTGATCGCGCCTGACGAAAAGACCTTCGAATATGTGAAGGGCCGTCCGCATGCGCCGAAAGGGGCTGCGTGGGAGGCCGCTCTGGCATGGTGGAAGACGCTGCACACCGATGAGGGCGCGCATTACGACAAGGTCGTCACCATCCGGGGCGAGGATATTGCGCCGGTCGTGACATGGGGCACCTCGCCCGAGGACGTGCTGCCGATCACCGGAACCGTTCCCGCGCCGGAAGATTTCACCGGCGGCAAGGTCGAGGCCGCGCGGCGGTCGCTTGACTATATGGGCCTCGAACCCGGCACCAAGCTGACCGATATCGCCATCGACGCGGTCTTCATCGGCTCCTGCACCAATGGCCGGATCGAGGATCTTCGCGCTGCGGCGGATATCCTCAAGGGCAAGAAGCTCGCCGACGGTGTGCGCGGCATGGTTGTCCCCGGTTCGGGCCTTGTGCGGGCGCAGGCCGAGGAGGAGGGGCTGGACAAGGTCTTCACCGATGCAGGCTTTGAATGGCGCATGGCGGGTTGTTCCATGTGCCTTGGCATGAACCCCGACCAACTCGCGCCGGAAGAACGCTGCGCCGCGACCTCCAACCGCAATTTCGAGGGGCGTCAGGGCTATAAGGGCCGCACCCATCTGATGTCGCCCGCGATGGCCGCCGCTGCCGCCGTGGCGGGGCATCTGGTCGATGTGCGTGAGATCATCGGCGCGGTCGAGGCATGAGATGAGTTAGCCGCTTCTATCGATGCGCCGCACGGTCAGTCTGCTGGCCGTGCGCGCATGATACAGGCGCCACCAGACAGGATTTAGGACATGGACAAATTCACCACACTCACCGGCGTTGCGGCGCCCATGCCGCTGGTCAATATTGACACCGATATGATCATCCCGAAGCAGTTCCTGAAAACGATTCATCGCTCGGGTCTCGGCAAGAACCTGTTCGATGAAATGCGCTACGACCGCGAGGGCAATGAGATCGAGGGTTTCGTGCTGAACCAGCCCGCCTACCGCAATGCGGAGATCATTGTTGCGGGGGATAATTTCGGCTGCGGCTCGTCGCGCGAACATGCCCCTTGGGCGCTTCTGGATTTTGGCATCCGCTGCGTGATCTCCACCAGTTTTGCGGATATTTTCTACAATAACTGCTTCAAGAACGGCATCCTGCCGGTCAAGCTGCCGCAGGAAGCCGTGGATGCGCTGATGGAGGATGCCCGCAACGGCGCAAACGCGAAGCTGACCGTGGATCTGGAGGCGCAGACGGTCACCTCGCCCGACGGCACCGAATATAGCTTCGAGATCGACCCGACCCGCAAGCATAACCTGCTGAACGGGCTGGACGATATCGGTCAGACGCTTGAGAAAAGCGCGGCAATCGACGCGTTCGAGCAGGCTGCGGGCCAGTCGCGCCCTTGGGTCTGAACGCGGCCCTGGCGGCGGCTTTCCTGTCGCCGCTTCTCCTGTCTGCGGCCGCCGCCGAGACGCTGCGCATCGCAAGCTACAACCCCGGACTGACACGCGACGGACCGGGCTTGCTGCTGCGCGATATTCAGAAGGGCAACGATCCGCAGATCCTCGCTGCCGCCTTGGTGATTGCGGAGGTGAAGCCGGATGTACTGGTCCTGACCGGCATCGACTGGGATCATGATCTGGCTGGGCTGCGGGCGTTTGTGCAGCTTCTGAAACGCTCTGGCGTCGACTATCCCCATATTGTCGCGCCGCGCCCGAACCGGGGGATGGAAAGCGGCTCGGATCTGGATGGTGACGGGCGGCTTGGCGAGGCGGCGGATGCGCATGGCTGGGGCAGGTTCAGCGGGCAGAACGCAATGGCGCTTCTGTCGCGCCTGCCGGTTGGCGAGGTGACGGATTACAGCGGCGTTTTATGGCGCGACATGCCGGGCAATATGATCGGCAATTCACTGAGCGCGGAGGCGAGGGAGGTGCAGCGGCTTTCCTCCTCCGGGCATTGGGATGTTGAATTGCTGACGGAGCCGCCTTTGCATGTGCTGGCATTCTGGGCCAGCCCGCCGGTCTTCGACGGGGCGGAGGACCGCAATGGCCGCCGCAATCATGACGAGATTGCCTTCTGGATCGATCATCTGCCCAATGCGGATTTCGTGATCGCGGGGAATGCCAATCTCGATCCGGTCGATGGCGATGGCCGGCATGAGGCGATCCGTAACCTGCTGGCCGATCCGCGCCTTCAGGATCCTGCGCCGCGAAGTGCGGGTGCTCTGGCGGCAGGCGATGCGGATCATGCGGGTGATCCCGCGCTTGATACCGTCGATTGGCCGGGGGGTGATCCGGGCAATTTGCGGGTCACCTATGTGCTGCCCTCGGCAGGGCTGACCGTTCGGGGATCGGGTGTATTCTGGCCTGCGCAGGATGAGGCAAGCCGCTCCGCCGCGATTGCGGCATCGGATCACCGGCTGGTCTGGGTCGATGTGGAGGCTGGGGGATGAACCTAGTCAGTCGGTTCCGTACCGCCGCCCATTTCGATCAGATCGTCGATGATCGGGCGTGCTTTCGGCCCGATCCGGTCGCAGGCACCCGGATCGTCCAGCGTGTCGAAAGCGGGGCCGAAATAGGTCTTGTCATAGGCCGACGGATCGAGGCCGAGCATATTCGACAACAGATC
The genomic region above belongs to Paracoccus sp. SCSIO 75233 and contains:
- a CDS encoding endonuclease/exonuclease/phosphatase family protein, with the translated sequence MGLNAALAAAFLSPLLLSAAAAETLRIASYNPGLTRDGPGLLLRDIQKGNDPQILAAALVIAEVKPDVLVLTGIDWDHDLAGLRAFVQLLKRSGVDYPHIVAPRPNRGMESGSDLDGDGRLGEAADAHGWGRFSGQNAMALLSRLPVGEVTDYSGVLWRDMPGNMIGNSLSAEAREVQRLSSSGHWDVELLTEPPLHVLAFWASPPVFDGAEDRNGRRNHDEIAFWIDHLPNADFVIAGNANLDPVDGDGRHEAIRNLLADPRLQDPAPRSAGALAAGDADHAGDPALDTVDWPGGDPGNLRVTYVLPSAGLTVRGSGVFWPAQDEASRSAAIAASDHRLVWVDVEAGG
- a CDS encoding pseudouridine synthase, coding for MLILLNKPYGVLPQFTDNSATPRPTLADYVNVKGAYPAGRLDMDSEGLMLLTDDGKLQARISDPKHKMAKTYLVQVEGSPDDAAMKALRQGVTLKDGPTLPAKVEAIPAPDLWPRDPPVRVRKTVPDHWLRLTIREGRNRQVRRMTAAVGLPTLRLVRWQVGDWVLGDLRPGEWREAGRAD
- the leuC gene encoding 3-isopropylmalate dehydratase large subunit; translated protein: MTGTTNAGAPRTLYDKIWDAHVVDVTDDGTTILYIDRHLVHEVTSPQAFEGLRMSGRKVRRPDQTIAVPDHNVPTTPDRVNGIENPEGRIQVAELDKNAKEFGLPNYYAMNDIRQGIVHIVGPEQGWTLPGMTVVCGDSHTATHGAFGALAHGIGTSEVEHVLATQTLIQSKSKNMKVEITGKLRPGVTAKDITLAVIGKTGTAGGNGHVIEYCGEAIRDLSMEGRMTVCNMAIEGGARAGLIAPDEKTFEYVKGRPHAPKGAAWEAALAWWKTLHTDEGAHYDKVVTIRGEDIAPVVTWGTSPEDVLPITGTVPAPEDFTGGKVEAARRSLDYMGLEPGTKLTDIAIDAVFIGSCTNGRIEDLRAAADILKGKKLADGVRGMVVPGSGLVRAQAEEEGLDKVFTDAGFEWRMAGCSMCLGMNPDQLAPEERCAATSNRNFEGRQGYKGRTHLMSPAMAAAAAVAGHLVDVREIIGAVEA
- the leuD gene encoding 3-isopropylmalate dehydratase small subunit, with product MDKFTTLTGVAAPMPLVNIDTDMIIPKQFLKTIHRSGLGKNLFDEMRYDREGNEIEGFVLNQPAYRNAEIIVAGDNFGCGSSREHAPWALLDFGIRCVISTSFADIFYNNCFKNGILPVKLPQEAVDALMEDARNGANAKLTVDLEAQTVTSPDGTEYSFEIDPTRKHNLLNGLDDIGQTLEKSAAIDAFEQAAGQSRPWV
- the rpsO gene encoding 30S ribosomal protein S15; the protein is MSITVEEKNRLMKEFATKEGDTGSPEVQVAILSSRISTLTEHFKTHKKDNHSRRGLLKLVAQRRKLLDYLKGKDEGRYTDLIKRLGIRR